One window of Sardina pilchardus chromosome 2, fSarPil1.1, whole genome shotgun sequence genomic DNA carries:
- the LOC134099865 gene encoding receptor-type tyrosine-protein phosphatase mu, which translates to MSFSRDSAFMMVNTSGRFGGQKALLLSPQLKENDTHCVLFQYYVAGREGSGPAHLNVYVKENSGPLGTPVWNTSGPPARTWTQVELAISIYWPNFYQSSGSSRSWPEVDPWWPSEGCGGPLKDKNR; encoded by the exons ATGAGTTTCTCCAGgg ACTCTGCCTTCATGATGGTGAACACGTCGGGGCGTTTTGGGGGCCAGAAGGCGCTGCTGCTGTCTCCGCAGCTGAAGGAGAACGACACCCACTGCGTGCTCTTCCAGTACTACGTGGCGGGCCGTGAGGGCAGCGGCCCCGCCCACCTCAACGTCTACGTCAAGGAGAACAGCGGCCCGCTGGGCACACCTGTGTGGAACACCTCTGGACCCCCCGCACGCACCTGGACACAGGTGGAGCTGGCCATCAGCATCTACTGGCCCAACTTCTACCAg AGCTCtgggagcagcaggagctggcCTGAGGTGGACCCATGGTGGCCGTCTGAAGGCTGTGGAGGCCCACTCAAGGACAAGAACCGCTGA